Genomic segment of Panicum virgatum strain AP13 chromosome 9N, P.virgatum_v5, whole genome shotgun sequence:
GTGTAAAGAGtaacaaaaaagacaaaatcagcaTGTTGTTAGCGGGCATGATAAACAGTAAAAACGGACCCGTTTACATGCTGATTTTGTCTTGTTCCTTGCTCCGTGCACAAATATTCATTGGATCTGAAATTTTGCAACAATGTAGAGAATTGAATCATCTATCCACATATATTTTTGGTTGAATTTACCGTGCACTTTTCCTTTGCATTTTTTTGTGGGAGCATGGGAGTACCTATGGGTGCGGGAGCACCGGAGACGTTCTCGTCAGGCACCACAccgcctcggcgccgccctccccgcgccgctccccggGCACCCTGTACAGGAGCCTTTCCCCGGCGACCGCCACCTCCGCGCCGCGCAGGACGAGGCCCACCTCCGGGAGCCGCTGGCGCGCCGCGGCCACCCGGGCCTCTGGCGCGCGGAAGCACGCGTCGAACGCGCCCTGGAACACGAAGCCCGGCTCGCCGAGCGGGGCGAGGAGCGCGCGCGTCCGGTTCGCGAACTCGGCCTTGAGCGCCGCGTAGGCGTCGGCGAGGAGGAACGTGAACTGCGTGCCCGAGTCCACCATGGTCTGCCCCGCGCCCGTGTGGTCCGGCGCGAGCACGGATTTGGGGATGGGCAGCAGCGCGGCGCCCACGCGGATGCCTTCCAGCTGCACGGAGTAGGCCACGCGGTCGAAGTACGGCAGCGGCTGCGGGATCTCGATGAGCGGCGTGTAGTtcagcggcggcgccagggcgaggccgtcgccgccgatgaCGAGGAGGCCGGGCCCGTCGCCCGGGGCGATGCAGTAGGCGAACCGGCGGGTGTTCGTCTGCGTCACGAAGGACAGGCTACCCCGGTTCATGCCGAGGAGGCCCGTGGCGGCCTCCGAGGAGTCGGTGccgttgctgccgccgccgcccgtggcggAGTAGTAGGAGGTGATGCAGCCGAAGAGCGCGGGCACGGGCggggcgccgccgaggaggaaCGTGTCGGCGGCCAGGACGCCGTCGGCGGACGAGGCGTCCGCGTAGGAGAGTGAGACGCGGCAGGAgtcggacggcggcgcggcgcagaaCGGCTGGACGGGGAGGTCGCGCCCGCGCCACTGGCACTCCGGCGACCGGCAGCGGACCGCGGCGTACGTGGACGAAGCCGGCGCGTCGAACGCCTCCGCGCCTGTCCCGTTGCAGAGCAGCCAGGAGAGCTCGCTGCCGGTGTCGAGCACCATCGTGACGTTCTGCGGCGGCGTGCCCACGGCCACCGACACGGTCAGGCTCACGTCGTGGCGGAACCGGAGCTTGTTCGCCGGCGCCTGCGGCGCAAGCGACGCCGCCTGCACCCGCAGCGGAAGCAGCACTCCACCTCCGAACCGAGCctccccgtccgccgccgctgagTGGGCGAGGAGAAagaggcagaggaggaggatTCGCGGCATGGCATGCGGTCACTCTCCGTTTCTACTCTCCCACCGTTCAGCGTATCGGCAGCGTGTCCGCGTCAGGTTGCATCCCCTCCCGCCCTCGCTTCTCCACAGGCTCGACCCTCCTCTTCTTCACCGATCCCCCTGAGCGGCCGGCGACGTCACCAGTGCGCGTACTCACTGCACTGGCTCATTGCTCGGAAACGAGTTGGCCGTCCGGGCAGGTGGCGCTGCTGGTGCTCAGAGACAAAGCCACAAGCTTCAGCGGCCGAGGATCCTCGGACGAGGCGAGTTGCTTTCAGCGCAGCTGCCTCGGCAGCGATCTCTTGTCAGATTTGCCAAAGAGACCTGACCAGGCATTGGCGTTGGGTGCAGCGCGCCATTTCATCGTGCCTGCGGTTGAGAAACCCGTGGCCGACAGCTGTGGTGTCTGGAGACCTGCCAATCAAAATGCAACCGCACCCACAAGCCCCTCATCTTCTTGCGCGGCTGCGCTTCCTTTCCTTCCCTCGTTCCGTTGCCGTCAAAATCTACCTGGGAATCTCGGATTCGGGGAAGCCCATCCCTCGTTCATCGTACAGGTTTttcacggcggccatggcgctgcCTCTGCCGACGCCCGACGGTGACGAGTGGCTCCCAGGACAGGGCGGCACATTCCGATACGTCAAGGGAAAGCAACGGGCACCGCGGTACGCACAGTGCCATCCAGTACGCTCGCGTAGCAAAGGGTTGGTTGTTCATGCTTCATGCATCAGAGATACGTGGCTCGCACTCAGTCAAAACGCTGCCATGATCGCCAGAATCTACACACGTACACGAGACGTCGAGCAGGAGAGCCTCGTCGTATCCAGTTCTGTTTTCACAAATGATTAGCTGCAGCCGCTGCAGACATGTGTTGGCCCGACACGGATGGCCACCCGGCTTCTTTTCAAATGGAAGCGATCATGATGCACACACATGGCACACCAATCATGCGCAACTGAAGGCTGGTGCCAGACTGCCGGGGCGAATAACATGGATCTGCAGGCGCAGGAACGCTTGTATCCTGCGTGCTCGCGCGCATTCTTTACGCCCTGGTTGGTCAATCCTGCAGCGTTGTCCGGAGACAACCACACAATGGAGTACTCAGATCTTGGAACCAACAAAGTGGAGTAGGCTTTCAGAAAACATGGCGCCTCACACCAAAGCGTTGAAAGGACGCTGCAGGACCATTCCCTCTGAAGCAACCATTATAGTGCAGGCCACTGGAAGGTGTGCGCTAGCTACATTATGCGTGTTAACAGCCGTCGAGTTTCTGAGAGAAGCACTGGGGATGATCCCGCAGTTTCACAATCACACCCAACTTCTGCCGTGCTGCCGAGAAACTGAGTTCGTCGCACAGAAACATGGAAGTGGACGAAGGTTCATATCTTGCGTTGCCAAAAACATTCTCTGTATCGCACGAAGGTACGCAGAACACCCACATCGTCCAGCACTTCCTGCGGCACAGAATTGGCACATAGACGAAAAGTTAGCAACCTTTCCCAAGGCGTCTTAAAAGGTCAGGAATGGGCATAAAGCATCGCACAGTGAGCAGTTTAGGGCGCTCGTTCGGCAGCAATCCTTTTCGTCCAGCACTCACAGTGATGCCCAGAATGCCGAAAGCCCTCCAGGACCAGGTCACCAGGTCCACCACCAACAGATTCCAGTGCACTGCACTGACCCATCCTGCCAAACACTTCCCTGATTGATATTAATCCAACCTCAAGCTCAGGTACCTAACAGAAGGTGCTTACCTTAAACCGAGTGAAGATAAGCACCCATTATTAGCAGACTAAATGGTCTGAAATGGGTCCAGTCCTGCTTGACCTGACAGCTGCCATCCAATCTTTGTCACGAACGGACCAAATACTTGACCATCACCATGGTCTatgctgcatgcatgcaaagGTTGCACAGACAGGCTGCTGAATCAACCTACATTCATGGATGTTGATTGCTCAACAACCAAGACAACACATTCATCTTGACACACATAACAAAACTGCTCAGCAAGGGTGTAACTGAATTTGCCATGAAATGTTAATGAACTCACAATTCAATAATGATGCATAAGCCAAATCTGGCAGGGTTGTCTTCCTACCGACCCATGCCCCCACATTCCCAGTAATGACACAACAAGAAGCAGACCCACACTGTACCTACTGCGGGAGCCTCACAATGACCATCACCGCCGTCAACATGGACCACTGAAATTCTTCATGTCGACCTGCAACCATAAGAAGCATGAAGGGTAATTATCAAGAGAAGATAATTTCCATTAGCAACAGAGAAGCGTAATATAGACCAACACTTCTTCCAAACAATTTAGCTACTAAAGGTAGCAAGACAAAGAACCAGTGTATGAAAGGTTACAAAAATATACATTCACTGGATGACTACTCAGAGGATAGCAGGGAAAGTAACTAGTTAGGATCCATTGTTAGTTACTTATTAGCTAATATATAGAAATCTTATGTAACATATAATGATCAAATAATTGGTGAGGGAGCAGTAAATGGATTTACAGCTATATCAATAATAAGAGTATAATATAATAATATGTGACAGCCCAAACAAGAGGTAAAGGAAAATTACATCAACTAAACACCAACAAGCTTCACTAGCAGGAATTGAATTGTCACATGGACTGAGACCTGAAGAATGAGAATTTGCCCTAACTTTAAAGATATTTGATTCATGTTAGTTTATTTTCCATCTGCGGATAACAGGAATCCTTCCACACATGTTGTTTCAGCATTCATGTAGTAACCAGAAAAGATGTAAATGAAACAGACAACAGAGACATGCAACCACACTATATAGCAGGGTTTTTCTAGGCCAAATGGCACATATGGTTCTCAAGTGAGCAAagtaaagattatgatctggataAATGTATTCATATATCAGAATAAAGGCATAATAAGGCAGCACGAGGTGCTCCAAACAACAAATGAAGCTTTTACGTTTTGAGTTGTGACATATATTGAAACCACAAATGAGGCAAAAGCAATACATATGAAAGATAACCAAAATCCAAATAGAGGAAATCACAACAGCTATGGCAATTAGTCAGTGTGTACAACTCAAATCATCATTGAAAATTCAATCCGTTACTATTTGAAAGGACATGCagatgaaaataaggatcaatttCACAGTTAGGCCAACCACTATGTACAATCCATATGACTCGCAATTTCGCAAAACACGATGGATAAGAGCTACAAGGATGGACATAGACAGAATGTCTACTACAAGATAGCAGCCCCATCATTTTATTCATATACTAAAAACTGAAAATAAATAGTAGGGGCCTTTACCTCTGCAGCAAAGTGAGCTCCATCTGGATATGTGTTGTATAAttgtattaaaaaaaattcatcaaACCATCCATAATTGGACATGTGATAATTTAGTCTGTGTTTTTATACACACAACAATGCTAGATTTAGAAGCTTTTTCAATACACACAACAACGCACCCACACCAGTTAAACACACTGAAAACAATTTAAAACCATCATATAAAGAGTATGGGTAATTGAGGTTTTGTTATTTATCAGATGAAACAAAAGCATTATAACTGCAGTGGGAAACAACCAGGGAAATTGAGTAGAGCTGGCTGGCCATTACTTAGAAACAGGAGCACAGCTAGGCTATGCTTTGACCATTAAGCATTAGCTAGTGCTCTGCCATTGTTATGACTTATGACTAATGTATGATgcacatattttttttgtggGTTCAAACATGATGGGGTTTGGCCTGATGCACAAAAGCAACATCGCaaaatttttggattgttaTATCAATATAAGATAGAGcaaaatggtaattcatcctgATCCAGTATGTACACAAATAGTAGGGATGTAAATacagaaattctctctaatctAACTACAATTTTTCCATGGACTGATTTCCCCAGCATTCATTGCTATTACTTTCTTGAAGTGCTTGTTTGACCTAGTTTGCTTGCCACACTCACTCCAAGATGTTTGCTCATAACCATCTCTCTGTAATAATTCTTAAATGGGACAAAAGAGGGGATAATGCAAGACCTTCATTTACATCAAAAGTCCCAAGAAATTATAATCTGGGTTCCCTTCTTACACTAACCCTAGTTCTTCGGCACTATCAATTGAAAATGAGTTACCAAGGAAAACTGTGCTCAGCCACTACGAGATTGCGACGAACTCGCTTGCCGGCTGCCATGACCGAAGCAGCCAAGCAGATTCCTAAATACACGGCGGATCCGACCTTCACTGCCGTCCACTTGCCCTTCTCCCTCTGGCCATGTCACCCTTCTCGGGCCGACTCCGTTACTGAAGCCCCCATCCAGCTCGGTGTAGACGACCGGGAGCTGCTCTCTGGGCCCGCCGGCAAACCTCCCTACGGCAAATCCACCGCGTGGAAGTCGCCAGATGGTGAGCCCAGCATCCGCCTCAGCATCTGGGGTGGCTGCGGCCGGAAGCTCTTGACGACAAACGGGGCACGAGTTGCGGAGGGATAGCCATGGCAAGATGCAGTCTTGGTGGTAGACATGCTTGCACGGCATCTCCcgcccggcggcgccgggctCAAAGGCCTCCTGGCACACCGCGCAGTGAGCCCCGCTTCCGGAAATCGTCACGGACGGCATGGACTCCACCGCAGCCTTagacgccggcggccgcggcgccgccgcctccagacGCGAGAACTGGTCCAGCAGGCGGTGGAAACCGGACCCCATGAGGAGGTGCTGGACGTCGCCGGGCAGCGGCCGCAGCCCGTCGCCCGCGCCGTCGTCGTAGTAGAGCTCGAATCCGGAAAGCGATCCGCCCCGGAGCACGATGACCGGGTTCATCGTCCCGCGCCGgccgctaccgccgccgccccgcggcggcggctgtgagAACTGCTCCAGGAAGCCGCCGTCGCACTCCGGGCAGACGACAGTGGCCGGAGACACCCTCACGAAGCGGCTGCAGCGGTAGCACCAGTAGGACACCGGAGACGACTCCATCCCCGCAAACCGAAATcccccagcccccgagcaaaaTCGAGCCGGAAAACTTAGACTCACTCCAGCCACAGATCGAAGACGACGGCTGGCCTCAGATCCAAGAAATTTCCGGGGGCGAGGCGCCGAAATCCTCAAATCGAACTCCGCCGGATTCGATTCGGGGGGCTTTCGGCCTTTCGGGGAACGGGGATGAGGACttgaggaggggggaggggaatTGCGGGGTGGGTGAGTGGGTGGGGCAGTTTTATGTGGGACGGCGTCCGGCGGGGCGGTGACGTCGCTGGTGACGGCGACTGCCCGGGGCGTGGAGGTGGAGCGCGGCGATTGGGAAGGCTCACGCCGTTAGCTAGCGGCCGGGGTGACGTTGACCGTCCAGCCTGCCGGGGAAGGTCAAAGGAGAAGGCCACCGGGCACCGGGATGGATGGCTCGGCGGCGCCCGGGCGGGTTTAGCAAACCGCCGCGTGTGGATGTAAGAAGGGAAGCGGTTTTGACTTGCGCGGTAAAAGGAGACAGGTTTAAAATTCATTGCGGTTTTGGTTTGACGCTGGCCACCAGTTTGGAAACAGTACTACAGCAGGC
This window contains:
- the LOC120687569 gene encoding aspartic proteinase PCS1-like, with the protein product MPRILLLCLFLLAHSAAADGEARFGGGVLLPLRVQAASLAPQAPANKLRFRHDVSLTVSVAVGTPPQNVTMVLDTGSELSWLLCNGTGAEAFDAPASSTYAAVRCRSPECQWRGRDLPVQPFCAAPPSDSCRVSLSYADASSADGVLAADTFLLGGAPPVPALFGCITSYYSATGGGGSNGTDSSEAATGLLGMNRGSLSFVTQTNTRRFAYCIAPGDGPGLLVIGGDGLALAPPLNYTPLIEIPQPLPYFDRVAYSVQLEGIRVGAALLPIPKSVLAPDHTGAGQTMVDSGTQFTFLLADAYAALKAEFANRTRALLAPLGEPGFVFQGAFDACFRAPEARVAAARQRLPEVGLVLRGAEVAVAGERLLYRVPGERRGEGGAEAVWCLTRTSPVLPHP
- the LOC120687572 gene encoding E3 ubiquitin-protein ligase RDUF2-like, coding for MESSPVSYWCYRCSRFVRVSPATVVCPECDGGFLEQFSQPPPRGGGGSGRRGTMNPVIVLRGGSLSGFELYYDDGAGDGLRPLPGDVQHLLMGSGFHRLLDQFSRLEAAAPRPPASKAAVESMPSVTISGSGAHCAVCQEAFEPGAAGREMPCKHVYHQDCILPWLSLRNSCPVCRQELPAAATPDAEADAGLTIWRLPRGGFAVGRFAGGPREQLPVVYTELDGGFSNGVGPRRVTWPEGEGQVDGSEGRIRRVFRNLLGCFGHGSRQASSSQSRSG